In Aegilops tauschii subsp. strangulata cultivar AL8/78 chromosome 3, Aet v6.0, whole genome shotgun sequence, one genomic interval encodes:
- the LOC109772949 gene encoding uncharacterized protein → MAAEEKQEMGAGAAPGEKGPTTGDKAMGKTGATEEMKGDAAADKQKGSTAEKEEKGATAGDEEKGDEEEEAEQKGENQSASAKRGHKKKAEAEETAAENGAAATERERRERQSFSRTKGQRPEEKGAMEEVAGKKEIFFFKASAVITLESSDGMLFTVSEEAARLSVPLADMIDQGCAEGIIQLPNVDATALATVIEYCNKHADAASANSRANEGGSSCNSEASVEALMEWDRKLVDGLSQDALCDVIIAAKFLRIKGLFDAACQKVAVVDMVNSKTPGQMHQIEEEDMCTWFSGLTPFSEKGTAAAEGARTNGQRPEEKGAMAEEKEQVAGENDTFFFRASGKIITLKSSDGMLFKVSEAAARLSVVLADMIDQDCAKGIIQLPNVDARALATVIEYCNEHADATATANPDANHGVAEGSSSCNSEASSEVLKEWDRKLVDGLSQDALYDLIMAVNFLHIKGLLDAACQKVADMIKGKSVEQTRKMFGIATDFTEEEEEELRKESPWAFEE, encoded by the coding sequence ATGGCGGCGGAGGAGAAGCAAGAGATGGGAGCGGGAGCAGCGCCGGGAGAGAAGGGACCGACGACCGGGGACAAGGCGATGGGGAAGACGGGAGCGACGGAGGAGATGAAGGGAGACGCGGCCGCGGATAAGCAGAAGGGGTCGACGGCGGAGAAGGAAGAGAAGGGAGCGACGGCCGGGGATGAGGAAAagggggacgaggaggaggaggcggagcaaAAGGGAGAGAATCAGTCGGCGTCGGCGAAGAGGGGGCATAAGAAGAAGGCGGAAGCAGAGGAGACTGCGGCGGAGaatggggcggcggcgacggagagGGAAAGAAGGGAGCGACAAAGTTTTAGCAGAACGAAGGGACAACGGCCGGAGGAGAAGGGAGCGATGGAAGAGGTGGCCGGCAAAAAAGAGATCTTTTTCTTCAAGGCCAGTGCTGTCATCACCTTGGAGAGCTCGGATGGGATGCTGTTCACGGTGTCGGAGGAGGCGGCACGGCTGTCCGTGCCCCTCGCCGACATGATCGACCAGGGCTGCGCCGAAGGCATCATCCAGCTACCCAACGTGGACGCCACGGCCCTCGCCACGGTGATCGAGTACTGCAACAAGCACGCCGACGCCGCCTCTGCCAACAGCCGCGCCAATGAGGGCGGCAGCAGCTGCAACTCCGAGGCATCCGTGGAGGCGCTGATGGAGTGGGACCGCAAGCTCGTCGACGGCCTCAGCCAGGACGCCCTCTGCGACGTCATCATCGCCGCTAAGTTCCTCCGCATCAAGGGGCTCTTCGACGCTGCCTGCCAGAAGGTCGCCGTCGTGGACATGGTCAATTCCAAGACCCCCGGGCAGATGCACCAGATAGAGGAGGAAGACATGTGCACATGGTTCTCTGGACTTACTCCCTTTTCTGAGAAGgggacggcggcagcggaggggGCAAGAACCAATGGTCAACGGCCGGAGGAGAAGGGAGCGATGGCAGAGGAGAAGGAGCAGGTTGCTGGCGAAAACGACACATTTTTCTTCAGGGCCAGCGGAAAAATCATCACCTTAAAGAGCTCGGATGGGATGCTGTTCAAGGTGTCGGAGGCTGCAGCACGGCTGTCCGTGGTCCTCGCCGACATGATCGACCAGGACTGCGCCAAAGGCATCATCCAGCTGCCCAATGTGGACGCCAGGGCCCTCGCCACGGTGATTGAATACTGCAATGAGCACGCCgacgccaccgccaccgccaatCCCGACGCCAACCACGGTGTCGCTGAGGGCAGCAGCAGCTGCAACTCCGAGGCATCCAGTGAGGTGCTGAAGGAGTGGGACCGCAAGCTTGTCGACGGCCTCAGCCAGGACGCCCTCTACGACCTCATCATGGCCGTCAACTTCCTCCACATCAAGGGACTCCTCGACGCTGCCTGCCAGAAGGTCGCCGACATGATCAAGGGCAAGAGCGTGGAGCAGACGCGCAAGATGTTCGGCATCGCCACCGACTtcaccgaggaggaggaggaggaactgCGTAAAGAGAGTCCATGGGCCTTCGAGGAGTAA